The genomic window GAGCGACCGTCAGCGTCAGGCTCCCGACCGACCCCGAGAGGCCACGCTTCCCGCCGACGAAGACCGCCGTCTCGTTCCCGAGAGCGAGCGGTACGATCGCGTGCCCCAGCTCGTGGAGGCCGACGAGCAGTGGCTCGACGACGAGGAGGAAGACGAGGATCGCGAGCAGCGCCGCGAGCATACCCCGAGAAGTGCACACCGTGCCGTAAGTCTTCGCGGCGGTCGTCGAACGGTCGGCAGCGCCGCAACGGCGACCCCAGTCAGATCGGCTCGAACCGGTAGCCGTCCCAGTCCTGGGCGCTTTCGGCGTCCTTGATCCCGACGCCGGGTTCGCGGAGTTCCTCGACGTACACGGGGCGGACCTCGTCGCCGGATTCGACCTCGTCGGTGGTCAACTGGCCGAGGGCGCGGACGGACTCGCCGTCGACGTCGAACTCGACGATCGCGAGGTGGTTCGGCTGGCGAACGCCGGGCGGCGTGGCCGTGCTCGTCGTCCAGGTGACGACCTCGGCGGTGTAGTCGGCGAGGTCGATCTCCTCAGCGGGCTCGGTGCCCTCCGGACCGATCGAGTGTCCGGGGTAGGTGATCGCACCGCTCTCGTACCGCGTCGCCGCGAGCGGTGGCTGTGCCGGCTCGGTTGTGCCGTCTGTACTGAGATCGTCGTTCATGCCGCCTCACCTCCCGATTCCATGATGGTCGTAATCACGCAGTTCCCGAAGCCGCCGACGTTGCACGCGAGCCCGACGTCGGCCTCGACCTGCCGCGGGCCGGCTTCGCCGACGAGCTGTTCGTAGATCTCGACGCCCTGCGCGACGCCGCTCGCGCCGAGGGGATGGCCCTTGGACTTGAGGCCGCCGGAGGTATTGATCGGGAGCGCGCCGTCCTTCTCGGTGCGGCCCTCCTCGACGTGTTTCCAGGCCTCGCCCGGTTCGGTGAATCCGAGGCCCTCCATCTGGAGGAACTCGAGGATGGTGAACATGTCGTGGAGTTCGGCGACGTCGACGTCGTCGGGGTCGAGCCCGGCCATCTCGTAGGCCGCATCGCTGCTGTCGACGACGCCGCCCATCGTCGTCGGATCGTCGCGTTCGTGGACGACGTGGGTGTCAGTCGCGCCGGCGACGCCCGAAATGACAGCGTACTCGTCTGTGTACTCCGCGGCGACCGATTCGGGACAGAGCATGAGCGCCGCGGAGCCGTCCGTGATCGGGCAGAAGTCGTAGAGCCGGAGCGGATCCGCGACGATCGGGGATTCGAGGACCGTCTCGAGGTCGACCTCCTTCTGGAACTGCGCGTGGGGGTTGTCGACGCCGTTCTTGTGATTCTTGACCGCGACCTTCGCGAGGCTCTCGCGGGGCGCGTCGTACTTCTCGAGGTAGTGCCGGGCGGTCATGCCGGCGAAGGAGGGCAGGGTGACGCCGTGCTTGTACTCGGCGGGGTGCGTGATCGAGGCGATCACGTCCGTGGCCTCGCCGGTCGTCCTGTGGGTCATCTTCTCGCCGCCGACGAGCAGCGTCATGTCGCTCGCGCCGGAGGCGACGGACTGCCAGGCGGCGTAGATGCCGGCACCGCCGGAGGAAGAGGTCTGGTCGATTCGCTGGCTGTACGCCGGCATGAGTCCGAGGTCGTGCGCGAGCGCGTTCATGATGCCCGTCTGTCCCTCGAACTCGCCGCTCGACATGTTCGAAGTGTAGACGTGCTCGACGTCGCCCGGATCGACGCCCGCGTCCTCGAGGCACTCCTTGCCGGCCTGCGCGAGGAGTTCCTGGATCCAGGCGTCGCGCTCGCCGAACTTCGTCATCGACGCGCCGACGACGGCGACTCGTTCGTCCATGGGAACGGATGCGGTCGGCCCCGTCTTATAGACACCCGAAATCCGTGCGAACGAAGGCGGCGACTACGCGGGTGAGCAGGTGCATACCAATCCAGGTCCAGCGAGAACCTGGACACATTTCGCCACGCCGTGGCGCGCTCGGGGACCTCCAGAGCGGGCGGTCGTGCCTAGACGTCCTCGCGAACCTCGGTCTCGATTACGTCGAGGTCGCCGTCCATCGTGACGTGGAGTTCGTCGCCGTCGATCGCAGCGACGAGTTCGATGCGGACCGGATCCTCGCTGACGAGTTCGGTCGGTTCGCTCCCGACGCACCACGGGAGCGTCCAGTACGGCTGCTCGTCCAGATGCACCCCGCGCTCGCGGTGGAAGCTGACGACCGCGGAGTGATCGAGCAGGCGGAGCCCCGGCGCGGAGCAGAGTTCGTGTCCGCACTGCTCGCACTCGTGCTCGACGCGGACGGGGATGCCGAGACAGCAATCGCCACCCTGTTCGATCGTGTGGGTCATCCGACCGCTGCACTCGGGGCAGACGCCGTCGGCGGAGAGACAGTGGAGGTGACGGACGCGCTGGTCGAAGGCGTCAGCGATCTCTGCGGGCGTGCGGTCGGTCAGCCCCCCCGGCGGAAAGTCGTAGTCGCCGTGTTTGTGTCCACAGTCGACGCACTCGATGGCGAGGCGCTCGTCCTCGTAGACGCCCTGGAGCGCCGATCCACAGGCGAAACACTCGCCCTCGACGGGGAACGGCTCGACGTCGGGCTTCTCGGTGATCGATCCGGCGATGACTGCCGTAACGACCTTCTCACCGGCGTGCTGGAGCTCGTACCCGTCTTCGACCTTGCGAACGAAGTGGTCCGTGAGCTGGCCGAGGTGGTAGTTGAACTGGGCGCTGTCTCGCATCCCAACGTCCCGACGGAGGTCGGAGAAGCTGACCGCGTCGGCGTCGGTCTGCCAGAGCGCTTCGAGGATGGAGAGCCGCGTGTCGTTGCCGATCACGGAGAACGCCTCGGCGGGATCGACGCAGTCGACGCACTGCAACATCCCGTCGTCGGCGTCGACGCTATCGTGCTGGCTCATACGATACAGTAGCACAGATATCGGGAAAAACGTTCGCAGAAACCCATTTTTGTAAATCGGTTGATAGCATACGCCGTCTATTTTTACCGGCTACTGCCCTACACGGACCGTGATTCGAATCGACGGCGCCGACGCCGGTGGGCAACTGCTCCGGTCCACGCTCGCGCTCTCTGCGCTGACCCAGGAGGCGGTGCGGATCGAACAGGTCCGCGGCGCGCGCTCGACGCCAGGCGTCCGGCCCCAGCACCTCGCCGCGATCGAGGCGCTCGCCTCGGTCACGGACGCGGTCGTCGACGGCGCCGAGGTCGGCGCCGACGTCGTCACGTTCGACCCGGATCCGGTCAGCGGCGGACAGCTCTCGATCGACGTCGGGACGGCGGGCAGCGCGTCTCTCGTCGTCGACGCCCTCCTGCCGCTCGCCGCCGCACTCGACGAGCATCTCGCGGTGAGGGTCGGCGGCGGAACCGACGTCAAGTGGTCGCCGCCGCTGGACGCGCACCTGCTCGCAAAGCTGCCGTTGCTCCGCAGCCACGGCTGGGGCGTGGCGCTCGAGTGTCACCGACGGGGGTTCTACCCCGAGGGCGACGGCGACGTGACGTTACACCTCTTTCCGTCGACGCCGGCGCCGTTCAGGCTTGCCGAGCGCGGACCGATCGAACGCACGACGATCCGCTCGGTCGCAACCGACGATCTCGCGGACGGCGACGTCGCTCGGCGCCAGGTGACCGCGGCGTCGAGTCGACTCGCCGAGGCGGGCTACGAGGTCGACAGTACGATCGTCGAGTCCGTCAGTGCACCGTCGACCGGAACGGCGATCGTCGCCGTCTCGGCGTTCGATTGCGGCGTCTGCTGTGGGGACGCCCTGGGCAAGCAGGGTCGCCCAGCCGAGGTAGTGGGCGAGGGCGCTGCCGAATCGTTACTCGACGCGATCGACGGGCCGGGTGCGGTGGACGCCCACCTCGGGGATCAACTCCTGCTCCCGCTCGTGGTGGCCGGTGGCAAACTCCGGATCCCCGAACGCACCGACCACGTGGAGACGAGTCTGGCGCTCCTCGCGTCGTTCGGACTGGCCCCAGCAGCCCACTCGGACGGCCCGGGCGGGCCGCTGCTCGAGGCGGATTCGGGAGCGGTAGCGGATCGGCTGGGTAACGGAGGGCACTGAGTCCTCGCCCACGGGGAGTCGCCGAACGAACGCGGGCTACTCGTGGGAGAAGTACGCGACCGTCTCCGCGTCGTCGTGGCGGTCGATCCGCGCGAAGCCGACGCGCTCGAACTGGACGACCTCGTCGGGATCGAGGTCCGCGACCTGGGGCTCTGCGCGGCCCTGCACGTCGCCGTCAGGTGTCCGCAGCCGGCAGGGGATCGATTGGCTGCCGGGAACCCAGTGGATCACGTCCACCTCGCCGGATTTCACGACGTCGATGGAATCGCCCGTGAACTGGAACGCGTCGCGAATATTCTCGACGCAGCCCAGGCCCTTCAGCCAGACGCGCTGGCCGTGGCCGGGCAGGTCGTCGGCCTCGATCATCACGGTATCGCCGACGGGGATGGAGCGGGCACCGCGCTCCTCGAAGTCGGGATGGAGTGGCGGATTCGCCTCGTCGGGACCGCCAGTGAGCGGGACTTCGAGGCCGTCGCGGACGAGGAAGTAGCGGTCGGACTCGTCGTCGATCAGTTCGCGGTTGTTGGCGTAGATGGTGCTCATCGCGAGGTCGACGTTCGACGTCGAGGTGCCGAGTCCGGCCATCGCCTCCACGATCGCTTGCCCCCGAATCCCGCGTCGTCGGAGACTCTTGAGCGTCGGCGCGCGCGGGTCGTCCCAGCCGTCGAGTTCGCCCTCGACGATCAGCTGCTTGATCGAGGAGGTGCTCATCGGCACGTCGTAGGCGTCGACCTGCACGTGGCCCCAGTGGATCACTTCGGGGTAGTCCCAGCCGAAGTACTCGTAGACGAAGCGCTGTTTCTTCGCGGAGTCCTGGAGGTCGATGCCGCGGATGATGTGGGTGACGCCGAGTTCGTGGTCGTCGATCCCCGACTGGAAGTCGAGCATCGGCCAGCAGCGGTACTCGGCTGCTTCCTCGCGAGGGTGCGGGGTATCGACCATCCGGAAGGCGACGAAGTCCCGGAGCGCGGGGTTCTTGTGCTCGATGTCGGTCCGCACGCGCAGGACCTTCTCCCCCGCGGAGTACTCGCCATCGACCATCGCTTCGAAGTCCGCGAGCGTCTCGTCGGGGTCCTGATCGCGGTGGGGGCAGGCCTCGCCCGAGTTCTTCAGTTCCGAGAACTCCTCGCCGGAACAGGAGCAGGTGTAGGCTCCGCCGGCCTCGATCAACTCCCGGGCGTGCCCGTAGTAGGTCTCCATCCGGTCGGAGGCGCGATAGACTGCGTCGGGTTCGAAGCCGAGGTACTCGACGTCCTCGAGGATCGCGTCGTATGCCGAGAGATCGGGCCGTTTCGTCTCGGGGTCCGTGTCGTCGAAGCGCACGCAGAACCACCCGTCGTAGCGCTCGGCGTACTCGCCGATGACGGCGGGCATTCGGGCGTGGCCGATGTGCCAGGGCCCGTTGGGGTTCGGCGCCGCGCGCATCCGGATCTGGTCGTACTCGTCGGCGTTCGGCAGGTCGGGAAGCGCGTGCTCCTCGCCCTCGTCCTCGGCCTCGATATCGGCGAGCGCCTCGGGATCGAGTTCGGCGAGACGCTCCCGACGAGCCTCGTGGTCGAGATCACCGATTTCCGCGACGACCTGGCCGACGACGCCCGGGACCTCGTCCCCGTGCTCGCGGAACTCCGGATGGTCGCCCATCAGTGGCCCCATGATCGGGCCGACCTCGGGGTCGCTCTCGTGCTTGACCGCGTTGATCAGTGCGTGGGTCTCGGCGGCCGCACGCACCCGATCGCGAAGATCCTCGTCCATTGGCGGTTGCTTCTTTCGGCGGGTTCAAAACGACGCCGGTGTCCGGCCGGGTGGCACCCGTGGCGACGCGGGCCGCAGCGTCGCAACTCACCCCACGGACCTTCCGAGGTCGCAACGGTTATTCGAGTGCTCGCTCACCCGCGGACATGGACCAGGATACCCCCCGAATCGGTTTCGTCGGGCTCGGCAACATGGCCCGGCACCACGTGGACAACCTCC from Salinarchaeum sp. Harcht-Bsk1 includes these protein-coding regions:
- a CDS encoding glutamate--tRNA ligase; protein product: MDEDLRDRVRAAAETHALINAVKHESDPEVGPIMGPLMGDHPEFREHGDEVPGVVGQVVAEIGDLDHEARRERLAELDPEALADIEAEDEGEEHALPDLPNADEYDQIRMRAAPNPNGPWHIGHARMPAVIGEYAERYDGWFCVRFDDTDPETKRPDLSAYDAILEDVEYLGFEPDAVYRASDRMETYYGHARELIEAGGAYTCSCSGEEFSELKNSGEACPHRDQDPDETLADFEAMVDGEYSAGEKVLRVRTDIEHKNPALRDFVAFRMVDTPHPREEAAEYRCWPMLDFQSGIDDHELGVTHIIRGIDLQDSAKKQRFVYEYFGWDYPEVIHWGHVQVDAYDVPMSTSSIKQLIVEGELDGWDDPRAPTLKSLRRRGIRGQAIVEAMAGLGTSTSNVDLAMSTIYANNRELIDDESDRYFLVRDGLEVPLTGGPDEANPPLHPDFEERGARSIPVGDTVMIEADDLPGHGQRVWLKGLGCVENIRDAFQFTGDSIDVVKSGEVDVIHWVPGSQSIPCRLRTPDGDVQGRAEPQVADLDPDEVVQFERVGFARIDRHDDAETVAYFSHE
- the rtcA gene encoding RNA 3'-terminal phosphate cyclase, producing MIRIDGADAGGQLLRSTLALSALTQEAVRIEQVRGARSTPGVRPQHLAAIEALASVTDAVVDGAEVGADVVTFDPDPVSGGQLSIDVGTAGSASLVVDALLPLAAALDEHLAVRVGGGTDVKWSPPLDAHLLAKLPLLRSHGWGVALECHRRGFYPEGDGDVTLHLFPSTPAPFRLAERGPIERTTIRSVATDDLADGDVARRQVTAASSRLAEAGYEVDSTIVESVSAPSTGTAIVAVSAFDCGVCCGDALGKQGRPAEVVGEGAAESLLDAIDGPGAVDAHLGDQLLLPLVVAGGKLRIPERTDHVETSLALLASFGLAPAAHSDGPGGPLLEADSGAVADRLGNGGH
- a CDS encoding propanoyl-CoA C-acyltransferase, encoding MDERVAVVGASMTKFGERDAWIQELLAQAGKECLEDAGVDPGDVEHVYTSNMSSGEFEGQTGIMNALAHDLGLMPAYSQRIDQTSSSGGAGIYAAWQSVASGASDMTLLVGGEKMTHRTTGEATDVIASITHPAEYKHGVTLPSFAGMTARHYLEKYDAPRESLAKVAVKNHKNGVDNPHAQFQKEVDLETVLESPIVADPLRLYDFCPITDGSAALMLCPESVAAEYTDEYAVISGVAGATDTHVVHERDDPTTMGGVVDSSDAAYEMAGLDPDDVDVAELHDMFTILEFLQMEGLGFTEPGEAWKHVEEGRTEKDGALPINTSGGLKSKGHPLGASGVAQGVEIYEQLVGEAGPRQVEADVGLACNVGGFGNCVITTIMESGGEAA
- a CDS encoding helix-turn-helix domain-containing protein, encoding MSQHDSVDADDGMLQCVDCVDPAEAFSVIGNDTRLSILEALWQTDADAVSFSDLRRDVGMRDSAQFNYHLGQLTDHFVRKVEDGYELQHAGEKVVTAVIAGSITEKPDVEPFPVEGECFACGSALQGVYEDERLAIECVDCGHKHGDYDFPPGGLTDRTPAEIADAFDQRVRHLHCLSADGVCPECSGRMTHTIEQGGDCCLGIPVRVEHECEQCGHELCSAPGLRLLDHSAVVSFHRERGVHLDEQPYWTLPWCVGSEPTELVSEDPVRIELVAAIDGDELHVTMDGDLDVIETEVREDV
- a CDS encoding OB-fold domain-containing protein codes for the protein MNDDLSTDGTTEPAQPPLAATRYESGAITYPGHSIGPEGTEPAEEIDLADYTAEVVTWTTSTATPPGVRQPNHLAIVEFDVDGESVRALGQLTTDEVESGDEVRPVYVEELREPGVGIKDAESAQDWDGYRFEPI